Proteins found in one Triticum aestivum cultivar Chinese Spring chromosome 4D, IWGSC CS RefSeq v2.1, whole genome shotgun sequence genomic segment:
- the LOC123096990 gene encoding uncharacterized protein yields the protein MNKPAEDPKTTEPEKQTISEASHQTIEPAANYPPPKTLNVKVDPMGVDPSSAKPPSPTKPVEEEAEEVVVIGTGYAEPMNPTVLAKHSAKEEFLATDKGKWKLDLESYASFNASEIHVGYLSRLHTSRDMEAGLVNLMKERFEAELSMKESHVVDLRKNIKLQQSETSKAKSKLKAALEVSEKLKTYFNT from the exons ATGAACAAGCCGGCTGAAGACCCCAAGACCACTGAGCCGGAGAAGCAGACAATATCAGAAGCTTCCCATCAAACCATTGAACCTGCTGCTAATTACCCGCCACCAAAGACTCTCAACGTCAAAGTGGATCCAATGGGTGTTGACCCCTCAAGTGCTAAACCGCCAAGTCCCACCAAGCCTGTTGAAGAAGAGGCCGAAGAAGTTGTGGTCATTGGGACTGGCTATGCGGAGCCAATGAACCCCACTGTCTTAGCAAAGCACAGTGCCAAGGAGGAATTTTTAGCTACTGATAAAGGCAAATGGAAATTGGACTTGGAAAGCTATGCCAGCTTCAACGCCAGTGAAATTCATGTAGGCTACTTAAGCCGTCTTCATACCAGCCGCGATATGGAAGCCGGCCTGGTcaatctgatgaaggaacgcttTGAG GCTGAATTAAGCATGAAGGAGTCTCATGTGGTCGATCTGCGGAAGAACATCAAATTGCAACAATCAGAAACCTCAAAGGCCAAATCCAAACTGAAAGCCGCCTTGGAAGTGTCTGAAAAATTGAAGACGTATTTCAACACGTAG